The proteins below are encoded in one region of Bremerella sp. P1:
- the rplE gene encoding 50S ribosomal protein L5, which produces MSKPRLQEQYENEVLPALAEKLGRKNPMNLPRLRKIVVNMGVGTAVTEKKHVDEAAEAMTEFTGQRPMICRARKSVAAFKLREGMPIGVKVTLRRQRMYEFLDRLVSLALPQVRDFRGVNPKSFDGNGNYTMGLTEQMVFPELNPDKYTRQQGMDITFVTTGATDDEARELLALLGMPFQREDPKKKTA; this is translated from the coding sequence ATGAGCAAACCACGACTTCAAGAACAATACGAAAACGAAGTGCTTCCTGCACTGGCAGAAAAGTTGGGTCGTAAGAACCCGATGAACCTGCCGCGTCTGCGGAAGATCGTCGTCAACATGGGTGTCGGTACGGCCGTCACCGAAAAGAAGCATGTCGACGAAGCTGCAGAAGCTATGACCGAATTCACCGGCCAACGCCCGATGATTTGCCGTGCTCGTAAGAGCGTCGCTGCTTTTAAGCTGCGTGAAGGCATGCCGATCGGCGTGAAGGTCACCCTCCGTCGTCAACGCATGTACGAATTCTTGGACCGCCTGGTCTCGCTGGCCCTTCCACAGGTTCGCGACTTCCGTGGTGTGAATCCCAAGAGCTTTGACGGTAACGGCAATTACACGATGGGCCTCACCGAGCAGATGGTGTTCCCGGAATTGAACCCGGATAAGTACACCCGTCAGCAAGGTATGGACATCACCTTCGTCACCACCGGGGCAACCGATGACGAAGCTCGCGAACTGCTTGCTCTGTTGGGCATGCCGTTCCAGCGAGAAGACCCAAAGAAGAAGACCGCCTAA
- a CDS encoding type Z 30S ribosomal protein S14 — protein sequence MASKSKIAKANREPKFSSRRERRCTMCGRPRAVYRKFGVCRICIRNLADRGLIPGLRKASW from the coding sequence GTGGCAAGCAAGTCAAAAATCGCCAAGGCCAATCGCGAGCCGAAGTTTTCGTCTCGGCGTGAACGTCGCTGCACCATGTGCGGCCGTCCGCGTGCCGTGTATCGAAAGTTTGGTGTCTGCCGAATCTGTATTCGCAACTTGGCGGATCGAGGGCTGATTCCAGGTTTACGCAAGGCGAGTTGGTAA
- the rpsH gene encoding 30S ribosomal protein S8 yields the protein MMTDPIADMLTRIRNAVRVEHPHVEMPTSKVKRGLADVLKREGYIWDWVETEDHPVKQIRLELKYGPSGERVIQHIKRVSKPGRRIYSKSTELRPILNGMGITVISTSSGVISDREARQKKIGGEVLCEVW from the coding sequence ATGATGACCGACCCTATCGCCGACATGTTGACCCGCATTCGCAATGCGGTTCGCGTCGAGCACCCACACGTTGAAATGCCCACGTCCAAGGTCAAACGCGGTTTGGCCGACGTGCTAAAGCGTGAAGGCTACATCTGGGACTGGGTAGAAACCGAGGACCATCCGGTGAAGCAGATTCGCTTGGAACTGAAGTACGGCCCCAGCGGGGAACGCGTAATTCAGCACATCAAGCGCGTCAGTAAGCCAGGTCGTCGAATTTATTCCAAGTCGACCGAGTTGCGTCCGATTCTCAACGGCATGGGCATCACCGTGATCAGCACCTCCAGCGGTGTGATCAGCGATCGTGAAGCTCGCCAAAAGAAGATCGGCGGCGAAGTTTTGTGCGAAGTCTGGTAA
- the rplF gene encoding 50S ribosomal protein L6: MSRLGRKPVALPDKVKVSIDGQTVNVEGPLGKLSYTADPVITVELGEGDKEVLVTRKEDTRTGKAMHGLTRALIANMVEGVEKGYEKRLEVVGVGYLAAIAGDVLQLRVGFANEIHKKIPKDLTVTCPDQTHILVKGIDKQRVGQFAAEVRASRKPEPYKGKGVRYQGERVKLKPGKAAGK, translated from the coding sequence ATGTCCCGACTAGGTAGAAAACCTGTTGCCTTGCCCGATAAGGTCAAGGTGTCGATCGACGGCCAAACCGTTAATGTCGAAGGCCCGCTGGGCAAGTTGTCGTACACGGCAGACCCTGTCATCACCGTCGAATTGGGCGAAGGTGACAAGGAAGTTCTGGTCACGCGTAAAGAAGATACGCGTACCGGCAAAGCCATGCACGGGCTTACCCGCGCTCTGATCGCCAACATGGTCGAAGGTGTGGAAAAGGGTTACGAGAAGCGACTGGAAGTCGTGGGCGTGGGTTACCTGGCGGCAATCGCCGGCGACGTCCTGCAACTTCGTGTCGGTTTCGCCAACGAAATCCACAAGAAGATCCCCAAGGATCTCACCGTGACCTGCCCGGACCAAACCCACATTCTGGTCAAGGGTATCGACAAGCAACGCGTCGGTCAGTTTGCTGCCGAAGTGCGTGCCAGCCGTAAGCCTGAACCTTACAAGGGCAAGGGTGTTCGCTACCAAGGCGAACGCGTTAAGCTGAAGCCTGGTAAGGCCGCTGGTAAGTAA
- the rplR gene encoding 50S ribosomal protein L18 encodes MNKQKFIAKQRKRRSNHVRRRVRGNAERPRLTIFRSNNNIYCQIIDDESGRTIVSASSRDKDLRADGTAGNCEAAAKIGKAIAEKALAAGLKQVCFDRGHFRYNGRVAALATAAREGGLDF; translated from the coding sequence GTGAACAAGCAGAAATTCATTGCCAAGCAGCGGAAGCGTCGGAGTAATCACGTCCGTCGAAGGGTTCGCGGCAACGCCGAACGTCCCCGACTGACCATTTTCCGTAGCAATAACAACATCTACTGTCAGATCATCGATGACGAATCAGGTCGCACCATTGTGTCGGCTTCTTCGCGTGACAAAGATCTGCGTGCGGATGGTACCGCTGGCAACTGTGAAGCCGCCGCGAAGATCGGTAAGGCGATCGCCGAAAAGGCATTGGCTGCCGGGCTGAAGCAGGTTTGCTTCGATCGTGGTCACTTTCGTTACAACGGTCGTGTCGCCGCATTGGCAACGGCCGCCCGCGAAGGTGGATTGGACTTCTAG
- the rpsE gene encoding 30S ribosomal protein S5, which produces MAKDSGKGGFVEKVVKIKRCAAVVKGGRRFSFAAMVVIGDGKSKVGWGYGKANEVPPSVQKAVKQAERKMLDVPIVEGSIPHKVIGTFGAGRVVMLPAHPGTGIIAGASVRAVCEAAGIHDVLTKSFGSTNPVVLVKATLNALEQLRTKEEIQRLRGVAV; this is translated from the coding sequence GTGGCGAAAGATTCTGGCAAAGGCGGATTCGTCGAAAAGGTCGTGAAGATCAAGCGTTGTGCCGCCGTGGTCAAGGGTGGTCGTCGTTTCAGCTTCGCGGCAATGGTCGTCATTGGTGACGGCAAGAGCAAGGTCGGTTGGGGCTATGGCAAAGCTAACGAAGTTCCACCGAGCGTCCAGAAGGCCGTCAAGCAAGCTGAACGTAAGATGCTCGACGTGCCGATCGTTGAAGGTTCCATCCCACACAAGGTGATTGGTACTTTCGGTGCTGGCCGCGTGGTCATGCTTCCAGCTCACCCTGGTACCGGTATTATCGCTGGTGCTTCGGTTCGTGCCGTATGCGAAGCCGCAGGCATCCACGACGTTTTGACCAAGAGCTTCGGTTCGACTAACCCTGTCGTTCTGGTGAAAGCCACCCTGAACGCATTGGAACAGCTGCGAACCAAGGAAGAAATTCAACGCCTGCGAGGAGTTGCTGTCTAA